The following coding sequences lie in one Candidatus Neptunochlamydia sp. REUL1 genomic window:
- a CDS encoding transposase yields MQQVEMICLEDLVPESHNYRKFAKIWSFSFVEKRLRKLEKDNPHKGYRLLRIFKCLLLQFLENCSDRELERFIQENTAARWFCGFNLRDNTPDHTVFCQHTSVDMQTGLINKVAITPANITDASGFKHVCPSQGASYMDKGYCISPAPRIAKAKGVHLGAIKKNNMKGKNKDQDRWYSSVRAPHERVFSQIEKRVRHRGIAKNQFSSFMQAICYNLKRLAVLDPPNLCLS; encoded by the coding sequence ATGCAACAAGTTGAGATGATTTGCTTAGAAGACTTGGTTCCAGAAAGCCACAATTACCGTAAATTTGCCAAGATTTGGTCATTTAGTTTTGTGGAGAAAAGACTCAGGAAACTGGAAAAGGACAATCCCCATAAAGGGTATCGCTTGCTTCGGATATTCAAGTGTTTATTGCTGCAGTTTCTGGAGAACTGCAGCGATAGAGAATTAGAACGCTTTATCCAAGAAAACACTGCAGCTCGATGGTTTTGTGGGTTTAACCTGAGAGACAATACCCCAGATCACACAGTCTTTTGTCAGCATACCAGTGTAGACATGCAGACAGGTCTTATCAATAAGGTTGCGATTACTCCGGCTAATATTACAGATGCCTCAGGTTTCAAACACGTCTGTCCCTCTCAGGGAGCTAGCTATATGGACAAGGGCTATTGTATAAGTCCCGCGCCCAGAATAGCTAAGGCAAAGGGGGTACATCTAGGCGCTATCAAAAAGAATAACATGAAGGGCAAAAATAAAGATCAGGATCGGTGGTACAGTTCCGTGAGAGCCCCTCATGAGCGGGTCTTTTCGCAAATAGAGAAACGAGTGCGGCATCGAGGAATCGCGAAAAATCAATTTTCAAGTTTTATGCAAGCTATTT